One stretch of Thermanaerosceptrum fracticalcis DNA includes these proteins:
- the pdxA gene encoding 4-hydroxythreonine-4-phosphate dehydrogenase PdxA, whose amino-acid sequence MKKRPILAITMGDPSGVGAEITVKTLSKPEYYEMARPLVIGDAERIRQSLKFVNQPLEVNIIKDVKDAKFTFGTIDVLHLNINGASEVPYGQVNAIAGKASVSYIFKGIELAKNREVDAVVTGPIHKEAMHLAGFTQYPGHTEIFADKTNTKDYAMMLATDGYYVIHVSTHCSLRQACDKATKERVKTVIDLAHDMIQTYQVPNPVIAVAGLNPHSGEGGAFGTEEIEHIIPAIEEAKAEGKEVIGPIPPDSLFVRAMKGQFQVMIVMYHDQGHIPVKVINFDDGVNVTLGLPIIRTSVDHGTAFGKAGKGTASPASMEAAFKLAAEMALKKYYR is encoded by the coding sequence ATGAAGAAAAGACCGATATTAGCCATCACCATGGGTGATCCCTCGGGCGTTGGTGCGGAAATTACGGTAAAAACACTGAGTAAACCTGAATATTATGAGATGGCCCGTCCCCTTGTTATTGGGGATGCTGAGAGAATCAGGCAAAGCCTTAAATTCGTAAATCAGCCTCTGGAGGTTAATATCATAAAGGATGTTAAGGATGCCAAGTTTACTTTTGGCACCATCGATGTGCTGCACCTGAATATCAATGGTGCTTCCGAAGTTCCTTATGGTCAGGTCAACGCCATTGCCGGAAAAGCTTCGGTGTCTTATATCTTTAAAGGAATAGAACTGGCCAAGAACCGGGAGGTAGATGCCGTAGTCACCGGGCCCATTCATAAGGAAGCCATGCACCTGGCAGGATTTACCCAGTATCCCGGGCATACGGAGATCTTTGCCGATAAGACCAATACTAAGGATTACGCCATGATGCTTGCTACTGATGGTTATTATGTAATCCATGTCAGTACCCACTGCTCATTAAGGCAGGCCTGTGACAAAGCCACAAAAGAGCGGGTGAAGACAGTCATTGATTTAGCCCATGATATGATCCAAACCTACCAGGTTCCCAATCCCGTCATAGCCGTGGCCGGATTAAATCCCCATAGTGGCGAGGGAGGGGCCTTCGGTACGGAAGAAATCGAGCATATCATCCCCGCCATTGAAGAAGCCAAAGCCGAAGGGAAGGAAGTCATCGGGCCTATTCCTCCGGACAGCCTGTTTGTCCGGGCCATGAAAGGCCAATTCCAGGTCATGATTGTGATGTACCATGATCAGGGACATATTCCTGTAAAAGTGATCAATTTTGACGACGGTGTCAATGTTACCCTGGGACTACCCATTATCCGCACTTCTGTGGATCATGGTACAGCCTTTGGTAAGGCAGGCAAGGGTACGGCGTCCCCGGCCAGTATGGAAGCAGCCTTTAAACTGGCGGCCGAGATGGCTTTAAAGAAATATTATCGTTAA